From the Plasmodium vivax chromosome 5, whole genome shotgun sequence genome, one window contains:
- a CDS encoding hypothetical protein, conserved (encoded by transcript PVX_090110A) — translation MTNCSLKCSMLPCVHIRNTKNEMNLEGPKEEGTIQCYKDEMSMNMNAEETAHVKTAIDNNNVYDKSSDDLNTNVENCRSGDENMSSMDPAACAQLEATASGRAVANFSENANRTAYADTYADTYADTYADTYVDANADLISGVKGGTPTRAKVNVNMCTQISDFNPEEMKASFEQERKDILLNTYNYYFCNSYGDINQSDHKSQDDMSVYYYKRVSLNFMNYDYDAEYKHYDDDNNSSSNGNDSSNGNDSSNGNDSSVGSASGSANSKGNGSASGDGSGNGSGNGSGSANGKGNGNGSGSGNGKGNAGRSGEKPCQGKLKKCNTNNLFFRTNSYDNVFLKKIKITSVDNKCTRKSIKKYKIPFEPNFYSSRFFFSDKNINEDLHPLSDNCTRYCSSLSVNYNKVNSHGSSGSGGGSGFRNPGRRNNGYNGSSGNSGSRSNSANAACRGFPRYSYILRFEGPPPHFLILKYNKVTKKANIVKKVPVNKNISFNLAKFIAEKYIQILRKNLRKKEKKLEKKLEKMRSAAGMEVHSRAGGGADDCKENRGEADEDVICDGAQADSHKGSNGGGRSVCPNGSQHESNDACDSKKNMDYNNSTNCESYRGNFFNFGTKNYDDDDVNNNNSSACSSRLREDDNGEDRDGADHNGKERSNECSDDRSNERSNERSDENENSDNSLFNRSGERSQNSSDCSASKSNERLSDERRMAGNPRAGEQPFYSELLISENYEDDDGNDLQNIDMNSLSYENYSSENLYDEKLCTYEYLNIDLDNVVFNTDTEKYIKFLSNIKIYYLHKMDDMRKVLPNCDDSTGNKLVILVKIKYEMCVKSKIFIFENVQDVMSEYEYVDVDVDADVDVDGDSLDGMDHGDGENTMRCMLSGGATSGGSSSNGGGVGRSALYGANQVKSESVSGELENSGSLANSDSVAKVPTESACSAGKDENGAPVCEGGSASGEANPKNEAQQDREGGSGKDAEPGMCKLEHSDYLLSSDYAAQEGVVKQEVLEGEANCAIGSGGSGGGSVGGGETAKRNLAEEMEKKCSALGIIHAERASPESSERKAAPESGERKAKQMTLNCRRKIIQFIRNNVYINSYIYDCFENIYMNSQFFKNDVIIVNDLSEEDQMVDDIPDYIYELNKFVFIKFTKFDRYVRKNHKIAEGYIQYLLQSNIKCINRYMIGIRWVPDIFAYEYYVCKIMEGKPKGKGREWKNQQKYNYSLALQKDSNEKTLKYLVDYENKVIDNVLCVLHEYYQASLFTEKCIFNLFKLVLLRVSLYIGVLNTKVITLDLDKAMYRMKKFSEPISLCDSCAVPESEGTPKGAQGLFPPGECVGAVDCNDAVERSGVVDVSRTMEGGPGEQQSENAWNGSPLRAGAAGGGYSRVYSGLGGIGSGFVGGRNANGQVTLEGSNEHAQEEAKAKHSSDSDPSNHLQVYDPYNDLFIKKEKYENEGYLQSKLRNKKKVSYNLDNTSLALRTRQKRKNFALAKGGVGMAVGGSGAGGAAPGSNEVGGSVAGGEPFSIKYYSSSADNNKVGSANNHKEYYSNASDFSGASHLTSKHKYHLRSSNAQSTDNCSSEEYVSRRKLRNRNKGRTRMLYKLMNKNGLIEPYWWFFYNLYENATIQDSGSNCSSAKGKKAGVMRPLKLRGTRSGNVVSGVVGSVNGGVADSVSGGDAASPLRKGEHKVGSLFSNYEGGKKSRKSRENSENESYIYSKLLEKTYNSNLMNHFCQKKNKIKIKYISMVHDIIYKKFILLSNTIFPRNLHESEILYTLFPHEPHTFMFLHRDDNFQYQNETFLKYVTFSDYLMNMNHLGDARKGGASADGHALGGVGISGVGISGVGISGGVAASGDLYEGGLLSQDACSALQNGNINMNVHVGNSRGIDKDFYVDHLILGGAEGLVDSSANALLTNGNLKYSSIPNYERVKSSRRDAYLGLNEIGGGRSGALGYNALLNIGGDAEGGLNNLEGLDFGGYDANYALGGSGDPYRQGNEAVGVGGGANAYLDRSPSTGHKVFGFERSRREIKPNEYYDYFMSDKNLLTGKDKFHNIGEKRSVSNTTFGRGSKYYDHYGDQEDKKNTSDNDISLIKKRKHGSKRTKSNNLSSVKNFSNLCSSNKSDMNNNALSPSGLGNSALGSNAHEDSMIPMGPLPTGVYFDSARKLWRCQWKENGKFKTKGFSLIHYNTLEEARKQCILYRCDVGNIPVKTEWLNPVYVSSSYFYNKKYASSANNANNSATSYATPHKELKTSSLNLNRLKEKTSGVERNGKGFMDGSSKDSSDNYYGAVGGGGGGIGGSVGGGAVGSASVNRYSTRNNTASSTLNFLNNDKGNEIDISILQEFVTKNKENQSVNEKGEGANNNHGLEDAVGPDNGFFFESGKADGSAVKDTEEGQPQLHSQTQLQSTLDGGEDSGETLAARRSKRMRSSPNHDANYKIEINGELKDYYRGGGSAAGDVIPTLENADNLKTLRSVLSKEIMKKIQSASAEVNGSGYDLVESAGAGAGGSPANNGTNSSCGAVPCELQTLLKMLHRKDGKEDDPFKATLNGVKTENGPVPGEAGMDVGLGGKGNAGEGADVYSMLQGVKNELLLQSDNENNLPYFNALRKKGKKQFDKNELLLHSLMRKDVNGEKRKNVPLIDVVNSLDIMGRKGSEGTFLDDPEDGSSLLLNGGSICESISAFVKYSSENGEFAERGRIGATAANGGIAANGAVAANGVVAPNGVLGALTMYKKNHDGGGDGTSTGGGMPKTNKGMNGVGEKGGESALSNNFPDIFFQDIQNFLNFAKERDDVAKGVGSAAGVVADQVVGVGTLGSGNGLEGEDPAGGLAYFKGRNRNASSANSEYENYLRSIMVQYEKEEKQKRQRQRQRQRQQQRQQQRQQQQQQQQLQLQLQLQLQQQYAERTPRKSEQGDGTCPLDDEDLSPAGGSTLNNLIGASLLGTNDPAEGSSDDKKGGADHLEPNEDGINGNGNGSGSGNGSGNGSGNGNGVVTSDKVGEKEDLSKGLSAGFFQKYLSLFSRKQQSAPEGNHHEEEDNNNKAATTAAAAAGEEETPDNSKYVEYQSPEKETNDYNTRKKKKKKGDMAYSFMNNTDYYYYDDDNFNEHFNEHFNEHYDDDNYNDPHQFNENYGNFNDPFNENYESFNANEYAGSSPPHLVDGKIDPKYLGAFHYGPVGGNGAGVVGVGGYSKKKAKTKGSSNNGTSVVGGVVVGGGGGGALGILSDNESKMLKGKGGGNGGKKKNNSGGGGSSGGDIDINLIKQSLPKGIYYDHAKKLYRVQYIINNSIKTKGFSVKKLGLAQAKIEAESFRNFCLENGLLNSRKRRINSPYNKKEEKNFKMIKDNEEILSNLLYLYNTNSGKPSM, via the coding sequence ATGACTAATTGTAGTCTCAAGTGTAGTATGTTACCCTGCGTACACATACGGAAcacgaaaaatgaaatgaattTGGAAGGCCCCAAGGAAGAAGGCACAATACAATGCTACAAAGATGAAATGAGCATGAATATGAATGCAGAAGAAACGGCGCATGTTAAAACTGCAATCGATAATAATAACGTGTACGATAAATCGTCCGACGATTTAAATACAAACGTTGAAAATTGCCGTAGCGGTGACGAGAACATGAGTAGCATGGACCCTGCGGCGTGCGCGCAGCTCGAGGCCACCGCGAGTGGCCGGGCCGTCGCCAACTTTAGTGAAAATGCCAATAGGACCGCGTACGCAGACACGTACGCAGACACGTACGCAGACACGTACGCCGATACGTACGTCGACGCGAACGCCGACCTGATCAGCGGCGTGAAGGGCGGAACTCCCACGCGCGCGAAAGTTAACGTGAATATGTGCACCCAAATAAGCGATTTCAACCCCGAGGAGATGAAGGCGTCGTTCGAGCAGGAGCGAAAGGACATCCTGCTGAACACCTACAACTACTACTTCTGCAATAGCTACGGGGACATAAACCAGAGCGACCACAAGAGCCAAGACGACATGAGCGTGTACTACTACAAGCGGGTGTCCCTCAATTTTATGAACTACGACTACGACGCGGAGTATAAGCACTACGATGATGACAACAATAGCAGCAGCAACGGGAATGACAGCAGCAATGGGAACGACAGCAGCAACGGGAACGATAGCAGCGTCGGGAGCGCTAGCGGCAGCGCCAACAGTAAGGGCAACGGCAGCGCTAGCGGCGATGGTAGCGGCAATGGTAGCGGCAATGGCAGCGGCAGCGCCAACGGTAAGGGTAACGGCAATGGTAGCGGCAGCGGCAACGGCAAGGGCAACGCTGGCCGTTCGGGCGAAAAGCCGTGCCAAGGAAAGCTCAAGAAGTGCAACACGAACAACCTGTTTTTCAGAACCAACTCGTACGACAACGTGtttttgaagaagataaAGATCACGAGCGTCGACAACAAGTGCACCagaaaaagcataaaaaagtacaaaattcCCTTTGAGCCCAATTTTTATAGCAgtcgcttcttcttctccgaCAAGAACATAAACGAAGATCTGCATCCCCTGAGTGACAATTGCACACGGTATTGCAGTTCCCTGTCCGTCAATTATAACAAAGTCAACAGTCATGGTAGTAGTGGCAGCGGCGGAGGCAGTGGCTTTAGAAATCCAGGGAGGCGCAACAATGGCTACAATGGCAGCAGTGGCAACAGTGGCAGCAGGAGTAACAGCGCGAACGCAGCGTGCAGAGGCTTCCCCCGGTACTCCTACATTCTGCGGTTCGAGGGACCCCCCCCAcatttcctcattttgaagTACAACAAAGTTACGAAGAAAGCCAACATAGTAAAGAAGGTGCCAGTGAATAAGAACATCTCGTTCAACCTTGCCAAGTTCATTGCGGAAAAGTACATCCAGATTTTGAGAAAGAACttgaggaagaaggagaagaagctggaGAAGAAACTGGAGAAGATGAGGAGCGCGGCGGGCATGGAGGTGCACTCGCGcgccggggggggagcggatGATTGTAAGGAGAACCGCGGCGAAGCGGACGAGGATGTAATTTGTGATGGGGCGCAGGCCGACAGCCACAAGGGAAGCAACGGCGGAGGCCGCAGCGTTTGCCCGAACGGCAGCCAGCACGAGAGTAACGACGCCTGTGACTCCAAGAAGAACATGGACTACAACAACAGCACCAACTGCGAGAGCTACCGGGGCAACTTCTTCAACTTCGGCACGAAGAATtatgatgacgatgatgtGAACAATAACAACAGCAGCGCGTGTAGCAGTCGCCTCCGTGAGGATGACAACGGGGAGGACCGCGACGGCGCAGATCACAACGGGAAGGAGCGCAGTAACGAGTGCAGTGACGACCGCAGTAACGAGCGCAGCAACGAGCGGAGTGACGAGAACGAAAACAGCGACAACAGCCTCTTCAACCGCAGCGGCGAGAGGAGCCAGAACAGCTCGGACTGCTCCGCAAGCAAAAGCAACGAGCGGCTAAGTGACGAACGACGAATGGCTGGAAACCCTCGCGCAGGAGAACAGCCCTTCTACAGTGAACTGCTAATTAGTGAAAATTACGAGGATGACGACGGCAACGATCTACAGAACATAGACATGAATTCGCTGAGTTACGAAAACTACAGTTCTGAAAATCTGTACGATGAGAAGCTCTGCACTTATGAGTACCTCAACATCGATTTGGACAACGTCGTTTTTAACACAGACACGGAGAAGTACATCAAGTTTTTGAgcaacataaaaatatactaccTGCATAAGATGGATGACATGAGGAAGGTCCTCCCCAATTGTGACGACTCGACGGGGAACAAGCTGGtcattttggtaaaaataaagtatgAGATGTGCGTAAAGTCCAagatcttcatttttgagaaCGTGCAGGATGTGATGAGTGAGTACGAGTATGTCGATGTGGACGTGGATGCGGATGTGGATGTGGATGGCGATTCGCTTGACGGGATGGACCACGGCGACGGCGAGAACACCATGCGGTGCATGCTTAGTGGGGGCGCCACCAGCGGCGGCAGCAGTAGTAATGGCGGCGGTGTTGGGAGGAGTGCCCTCTACGGGGCAAACCAGGTGAAGAGCGAATCGGTGAGCGGCGAACTGGAGAACAGCGGTTCTTTGGCGAATAGCGATTCCGTGGCGAAGGTGCCAACGGAGAGTGCGTGCAGTGCGGGGAAGGACGAGAATGGCGCGCCCGTGTGCGAGGGGGGCAGCGCGAGTGGCGAAGCGAACCCGAAGAACGAAGCGCAGCAGGATCGGGAAGGCGGCAGCGGGAAGGACGCCGAGCCTGGGATGTGCAAGTTGGAGCACAGCGACTATTTGTTGAGCTCCGATTATGCGGCCCAGGAGGGGGTAGTGAAGCAGGAGGTGTTGGAGGGGGAGGCGAATTGCGCCATTggtagcggtggtagcggcggTGGCAGCGTTGGCGGCGGCGAAACGGCGAAGCGCAACCTGGCGGAGGAGATGGAGAAGAAGTGCAGCGCGCTAGGAATCATCCACGCTGAGAGGGCATCTCCAGAAAGTAGCGAGCGAAAGGCAGCCCCGGAAAGTGGCGAGCGAAAGGCAAAACAAATGACCCTCAACTGTAGGAGAAAAATCATCCAATTTATACGAAACAACGTGTACATAAACTCATACATATACGACTGCTTTGAAAACATCTACATGAACAGCCAGTTCTTCAAAAACGACGTAATTATAGTAAACGACTTGAGTGAAGAAGACCAAATGGTGGATGACATCCCGGACTACATCTACGAATTGAACAAGTTCGTTTTTATTAAGTTTACCAAGTTTGATCGTTACGTTAGGAAGAACCACAAAATTGCGGAGGGGTACATACAGTACTTGCTGCAGAGCAATATAAAATGCATTAATAGGTACATGATAGGCATAAGGTGGGTGCCGGACATTTTTGCGTACGAATATTATGTGTGTAAAATTATGGAGGGGAAGCCTAAAGGTAAAGGCCGGGAATGGAAGAATCAGCAGAAGTATAATTACTCCCTGGCCTTACAGAAGGATTCGAATGAAAAAACGCTGAAGTATCTGGTGGACTACGAGAATAAGGTTATTGACAATGTGTTGTGTGTTTTGCACGAGTATTACCAGGCAAGTTTATTTACCGAGAAGTGCATCTTCAATTTGTTCAAGTTGGTTCTGCTGAGGGTGAGTCTGTACATTGGCGTTTTGAACACGAAGGTTATTACGCTGGATCTGGACAAGGCCATGTACCGAATGAAGAAGTTTTCGGAGCCCATAAGTTTGTGTGACAGCTGCGCGGTTCCCGAGAGTGAGGGCACGCCCAAGGGGGCGCAGGGGTTGTTCCCCCCGGGGGAGTGTGTCGGTGCAGTAGATTGCAACGACGCGGTGGAGCGTAGCGGCGTGGTGGATGTCAGCCGCACGATGGAGGGCGGCCCTGGCGAGCAGCAGAGCGAGAACGCGTGGAACGGCAGCCCCCTGCGCGCGGgcgccgcggggggggggtacAGCCGCGTGTACAGCGGGCTGGGCGGCATCGGCAGCGGCTTCGTCGGCGGAAGGAACGCGAACGGGCAGGTCACCCTCGAGGGCAGCAACGAGCATGCCCAGGAGGAGGCCAAGGCCAAGCACTCGTCGGACAGCGACCCCAGCAACCACCTGCAGGTGTACGACCCCTACAACGATTTGTTCATCAAGAAGGAGAAGTACGAAAATGAGGGCTACCTGCAGAGCAAGTTaaggaataaaaagaagGTGAGTTACAACTTGGATAACACCTCCCTAGCGTTGAGGACTCGGCAGAAGAGAAAGAACTTTGCCTTGGCGAAGGGCGGAGTTGGAATGGCAGTGGGTGGTTCCGGTGCTGGCGGTGCCGCTCCTGGCAGCAACGAAGTCGGGGGAAGCGTGGCCGGGGGGGAACCCTTCAGCATAAAGTACTACAGCTCGTCGGCGGACAACAACAAGGTGGGGAGTGCGAATAACCACAAGGAGTACTACTCGAATGCCAGCGATTTTAGCGGAGCATCCCATTTGACGTCGAAGCATAAGTACCACCTTCGCAGCAGCAACGCGCAGTCGACGGATAACTGCTCCTCCGAGGAGTACGTGTCCAGGAGAAAGCTGAGGAACAGGAACAAGGGGAGGACTAGGATGCTCTACAAGCTGATGAACAAGAACGGGTTGATAGAGCCCTACTGGTGGTTTTTCTACAATCTGTATGAGAACGCGACAATACAGGATAGCGGCAGCAATTGCAGCAgcgcgaaggggaagaaggccgGGGTGATGCGCCCGTTGAAGTTGAGGGGCACGCGGAGCGGCAACGTGGTTAGCGGCGTGGTTGGCAGCGTGAATGGCGGCGTGGCTGACAGCGTGAGTGGAGGCgacgccgcttcccccctgagGAAGGGCGAGCACAAGGTGGGCAGCCTGTTCAGCAACTACGAAGGCGGCAAAAAGTCCCGCAAGTCGCGCGAAAACAGTGAAAACGAGAGCTACATCTACAGTAAGTTGCTAGAAAAAACGTACAATAGCAACTTGATGAACCACTTCTgccagaagaaaaataaaatcaagATCAAGTACATATCGATGGTGCACGAcattatttacaaaaagttTATTCTCCTCAGTAACACCATTTTCCCGAGGAATCTACACGAGTCGGAAATATTATATACGTTGTTCCCCCACGAGCCCCACACCTTCATGTTCCTGCACAGGGACGACAACTTCCAGTATCAGAATGAGACGTTTTTGAAGTACGTAACATTTAGTGACTACTTGATGAATATGAACCACTTGGGGGATGCCAGGAAGGGCGGCGCGTCGGCAGATGGCCACGCGCTCGGCGGTGTTGGTATCAGCGGTGTAGGCATTAGCGGTGTCGGCATCAGCGGTGGCGTGGCTGCCTCGGGCGACCTGTACGAAGGCGGCTTGCTCTCTCAAGATGCGTGCAGTGCgctgcaaaatgggaacataAATATGAACGTCCATGTAGGGAACAGCCGAGGAATAGATAAAGATTTTTACGTGGACCATTTGATTCTAGGCGGAGCGGAGGGGCTGGTCGATTCGTCCGCGAATGCGTTGTTGACAAATGGGAACTTGAAATATTCGAGCATTCCGAATTATGAGAGAGTGAAAAGTAGCCGACGGGATGCGTACTTGGGGTTGAATGAAATTGGAGGAGGACGGTCTGGGGCCCTCGGGTACAACGCCCTGTTGAACATCGGCGGGGATGCGGAGGGTGGTCTGAACAATTTGGAGGGCCTGGATTTTGGCGGCTACGACGCGAATTACGCGTTGGGCGGGAGTGGCGATCCGTACCGGCAGGGGAATGAGGCTGTAGGTGTCGGCGGCGGCGCGAACGCGTACCTGGACAGGTCCCCCAGCACCGGGCACAAGGTGTTCGGCTTTGAAAGGAGCAGGAGGGAAATCAAGCCCAACGAGTACTACGACTACTTCATGAGCGACAAAAACTTGCTGACGGGAAAGGACAAGTTTCACAACATTGGTGAGAAGAGGAGCGTCTCCAACACGACCTTcggaaggggaagcaaataCTACGACCATTACGGAGACCAGGAGGATAAGAAGAACACGAGCGATAATGACATCTCGCTCAttaagaagaggaagcacGGCAGTAAGAGAACCAAGAGTAATAACCTCTCCAGTGTGAAAAATTTTAGCAATCTGTGTAGCAGCAATAAGAGCGACATGAACAACAATGCGTTGAGCCCCAGTGGATTGGGCAACAGTGCTCTGGGTAGCAACGCCCACGAGGATTCTATGATTCCTATGGGTCCGCTCCCAACAGGGGTATACTTTGACTCTGCGAGGAAGCTTTGGAGATGCCAGTGGAAGGAAAATGGAAAGTTTAAGACCAAGGGGTTCAGCTTGATTCATTACAACACCCTGGAGGAGGCGAGGAAGCAGTGCATTCTCTACCGATGTGACGTGGGAAACATACCAGTCAAAACTGAGTGGCTTAATCCTGTGTACGTCAGCTCCTCCTACTTTTACAATAAGAAGTATGCCAGCAGCGCGAATAACGCCAATAACAGCGCGACGAGTTACGCCACCCCCCATAAGGAGTTAAAGACGAGTTCGTTGAACCTGAACCGGTTGAAGGAGAAGACGAGCGGCGTGGAGAGGAACGGCAAGGGGTTCATGGACGGGTCGAGTAAGGACTCGAGCGACAACTACTATGGAGCGGTGGGCGGTGGGGGAGGCGGAATTGGCGGCAGCGTCGGCGGCGGTGCAGTGGGGAGCGCGAGCGTTAACAGGTACTCCACGAGGAACAACACGGCCTCCAGCACCCTGAATTTTCTTAATAACGACAAGGGCAACGAGATTgacatttccattttgcaggAGTTCGTGACGAAGAATAAGGAAAACCAGAGCGTCAATGAGAAGGGCGAGGGGGCCAATAACAACCATGGCCTGGAGGACGCGGTGGGGCCTGATAACGGCTTCTTCTTTGAGAGTGGCAAGGCGGACGGCAGCGCGGTGAAGGACACCGAGGAGGGGCAGCCCCAGCTGCACTCACAAACGCAGCTACAGTCCACGCTGGATGGCGGCGAAGACAGCGGAGAGACCCTCGCCGCGAGGAGGAGCAAACGCATGAGGAGTAGCCCCAACCATGACGCGAATTATAAGATAGAAATTAATGGCGAGTTGAAGGACTACTaccgagggggaggaagtgccGCCGGGGACGTCATCCCCACGTTGGAGAACGCGGACAATTTGAAGACCCTCCGAAGTGTGCTCAGTAAGGAAATTATGAAGAAGATCCAAAGCGCGAGCGCGGAAGTGAACGGTAGCGGCTACGACCTGGTGGAAAGTGCAGGGGCAGGGGCAGGTGGCAGCCCAGCAAACAACGGCACTAATAGCAGCTGCGGCGCCGTGCCGTGCGAGTTACAGACGCTGCTGAAGATGCTGCATAGGAAGGACGGCAAGGAGGACGACCCCTTTAAGGCCACTTTGAACGGAGTGAAGACGGAGAATGGGCCCGTCCCAGGCGAGGCAGGCATGGACGTGGGGCTCGGGGGCAAGGGCAACGCCGGCGAAGGCGCAGACGTGTACAGTATGTTACAGGGCGTTAAGAATGAGCTGCTGCTGCAGAGCgacaatgaaaataatttgccCTACTTCAATGCCCTTcggaagaaggggaagaagcagttCGATAAGAATGAGTTGTTGCTCCATTCGCTCATGAGGAAGGACGTAAACGGAGAGAAGCGAAAGAACGTGCCGCTAATCGACGTGGTGAATTCGCTGGACATTATGGGAAGAAAGGGGAGCGAAGGGACCTTTCTGGACGACCCCGAGGATGGCAGCAGTTTGTTACTGAACGGGGGCAGCATTTGCGAGAGCATCTCCGCGTTTGTCAAGTACTCCAGCGAGAATGGCGAGTTCGCAGAGAGGGGGAGGATCGGAGCGACCGCGGCAAATGGAGGGATTGCGGCGAATGGAGCGGTCGCGGCCAATGGAGTGGTCGCGCCAAATGGAGTACTGGGCGCGTTGACCATGTATAAGAAGAACCATGATGGTGGAGGCGATGGCACCTCCACCGGTGGCGGCATGCCCAAGACGAACAAGGGGATGAACGGCGTTGGCGAGAAGGGAGGAGAGTCCGCGCTGAGCAACAATTTCCcagacattttttttcaggaCATTCAGAATTTTCTAAACTTCGCCAAGGAGAGAGATGATGTGGCAAAAGGGGTGGGCAGTGCCGCTGGTGTGGTCGCGGACCAGGTGGTGGGCGTGGGCACCTTGGGCTCGGGCAACGGGCTCGAGGGGGAGGACCCGGCCGGGGGGCTGGCCTACTTTAAGGGGAGGAATCGGAACGCCAGCAGCGCCAACAGCGAGTACGAGAATTACCTGCGGTCCATCATGGTTCAGTacgagaaggaggagaagcagaagcggcagcggcagcggcagcggcagcggcagcagcagcggcagcagcagcggcagcagcagcagcagcagcagcaactgCAACTGCAACTGCAACTGCAACTGCAACAGCAGTACGCGGAGCGCACGCCCAGGAAGAGTGAACAGGGCGACGGCACGTGCCCGCTGGATGACGAAGACTTGAGCCCCGCGGGCGGGAGCACGCTGAATAACCTGATCGGCGCGAGCCTTCTGGGCACCAACGACCCAGCGGAGGGCAGCAGCGACGATAAGAAGGGAGGAGCAGACCACCTCGAACCGAACGAAGACGGCATTAACGGAAACGGAAACGGAAGCGGAAGCGGAAACGGAAGCGGAAACGGAAGCGGAAACGGCAACGGCGTGGTGACGAGCGACAaggtgggggagaaggaggacCTGAGCAAGGGCCTCTCGGCCGGGTTCTTTCAAAAGTATCTCAGTCTGTTTAGCAGGAAGCAGCAGAGCGCCCCAGAAGGCAACCAccatgaggaggaggataataataacaaagCGGCGACCACTGCGGCCGCGGcagcgggggaggaagaaaccCCGGACAACTCCAAGTACGTGGAGTACCAGAGCCCCGAAAAGGAAACGAACGATTACAAcacgaggaagaagaagaagaaaaaaggagacatgGCCTACTCCTTTATGAACAACACAGATTACTACTACTACGATGATGACAATTTTAATGAGCACTTTAATGAGCATTTTAATGAGCACTATGACGATGACAATTATAATGACCCTCATCAGTTCAATGAGAATTATGGGAACTTTAACGACCCCTTTAATGAAAACTACGAGAGCTTTAATGCAAATGAGTATGCGGGTAGTAGTCCTCCCCACTTGGTGGATGGGAAAATAGATCCCAAGTATTTGGGTGCCTTTCATTATGGCCCCGTAGGGGGCAACGGCGCAGGTGTAGTAGGTGTGGGTGGCTACTcgaagaagaaggccaaaACGAAGGGAAGCAGCAACAACGGCACGAGTGTTGTTGGCGGTGTTGTTGTTGGGGGAGGAGGTGGTGGCGCCTTGGGAATTCTGTCCGACAATGAATCGAAGATGCTGAAGGGGAAGGGTGGCGGTAATGGAggtaagaagaagaacaactCCGGTGGAGGTGGATCCTCTGGAGGAGACATAGACATTAACTTGATAAAACAGTCTCTCCCGAAGGGCATTTATTATGACCACGCAAAGAAGTTGTACCGAGTGCAATACATTATTAATAACTCCATTAAGACGAAGGGGTTCAGTGTAAAGAAACTGGGGCTGGCGCAGGCCAAGATCGAGGCGGAGTCCTTTCGGAACTTTTGCCTGGAGAACGGGCTGCTGAATTCCCGCAAGAGGAGGATCAACTCGCCCTACaacaagaaggaggagaagaactTCAAGATGATCAAGGACAACGAGGAGATCCTCTCCAACCTGCTCTACCTCTACAACACGAACAGTGGCAAGCCGTCGATGtag
- a CDS encoding ribosome recycling factor, putative (encoded by transcript PVX_090115A), with product MRKLLVEAARVGSPRNYYRLVVLPPIARFIPPLHVHKSPFGSKKKKEKVDKETKKLRNFLKISGGKNEAHLEEAHETKRSKRSDEERDERGRAATPTQVDYESYDVKAQEILKAFEKKMKKIYENNLSVDFFNSMVISKEKETFSLSDLAQVVVKSSRVIYFLPYMASDAQRIIYHLKMKDNTWNPTMSNDGQQILLHIPPLTEDVKLKKRKEAKDLLEKIKNDLRNLRHRVRDDIARLLQGEEWKIVERNKLDGYIKAKVKAVEAIYAGYAAE from the coding sequence ATGAGGAAGCTCCTCGTGGAAGCAGCTCGGGTTGGCAGCCCCAGAAATTATTACCGCCTCGTTGTGCTCCCCCCAATTGCCCGGTTCATCCCCCCCCTCCATGTGCACAAGAGCCCATTtggaagcaaaaagaaaaaagaaaaagtggacAAAGAGACGAAGAAGCttcgaaattttttgaaaatatctggtgggaaaaatgaaGCTCATTTGGAAGAAGCGCACGAGACGAAGCGGAGTAAACGGAGTGATGAAGAGAGAGACGAGCGAGGAAGGGCTGCCACCCCCACGCAGGTAGACTACGAATCGTATGACGTGAAGGCACAAGAAATTCTTAAagcgtttgaaaaaaaaatgaaaaaaatatatgaaaataatttaagtgTAGATTTCTTTAACAGCATGGTTATCTCGAAAGAGAAGGAGACCTTCAGCCTCTCAGATTTAGCCCAAGTGGTTGTGAAATCATCCAGGGTGATCTATTTTCTCCCGTACATGGCTAGCGACGCGCAGAGGATCATTTACCATTTGAAAATGAAGGACAACACATGGAACCCCACCATGTCTAATGACGGGCAGCAGATTTTGTTGCACATCCCTCCACTGACGGAGGATGTAAagttaaagaaaaggaaagaggcgAAGGATTTgttggagaaaataaaaaacgactTGCGGAATCTGCGGCACAGGGTGCGCGACGACATTGCCAGGCTTCTCCAGGGCGAGGAGTGGAAGATCGTCGAGCGCAACAAGCTGGACGGTTACATAAAGGCCAAGGTCAAGGCGGTCGAGGCGATCTACGCGGGTTATGCGGCGGAGTAG